Below is a window of Caldichromatium japonicum DNA.
TGGCGGTGCATGCCCATCAAGCCGCCAAAACCCATGCCCGCAATCCATGCCAAGATCAAAGAACGCCTGTGGGGGGCCGATCCCGCCCAACTCGCCCCCACTCTGCGTTGGGCCCTCTATCTTGGACGTTTAGTGTATGCCCTGGCGCGCGACCTGAGCGATAGCCAGCTTGGCCTCTATGCGATGAGTCTGGTCTATACCACCCTGTTGTCCCTGGTGCCGCTCTTGGCCGTGAGCTTTTCAGTGCTCAAGGGGTTTGGGGTGCACAGCCAGCTTGAGCCCTTACTTGCCAATGCCTTGGCCCCCCTAGGGGAATCAGGCGCCGAAATCACCCGCCAGCTCGTGGGTTTTGTCGATCGGATGCAGGTAGGGGTGCTCGGGGCGCTGGGCTTGGGGATGCTGTTTTATACGGTGCTGTCCTTGATACAGAAGATCGAGCAAGCGTTCAACTATGTCTGGCGGGTGGATCAGGAACGCGCCCTGGCCCAGCGGGTGATCGAATATCTGAGCGTGCTCACTATCGGGCCCGTGCTGTTCTTTTCGGCCATTGGGGTCTCGGCCTCACTGGGCGGCAATCCCTTGATTCGCTCGTTCATGGATTCGGAGGCGATCGATTGGATGCTGCGGGCAACGGGCATCCTGGCGCCCTATCTCATGATCTCGGCGACCTTTGCCTTTGTCTATCGCTTCGTACCCAATACCGAGGTGCGGCTGCAATCGGCATTGCTGGGGGGGGTCGTCGCGGGTCTGCTGTGGGAGACGATCGGCGGGCTTTTCGGTCAGTTCATGGCCGGCTCGACCCAATACACTGCCATCTATTCTAGCCTGGCGATCCTCATCCTGTTCATGCTGTGGGTCTATATCGGCTGGCTGATCCTGCTCTTCGGCAGCAGCCTCGCTTTTTACCATCAGCATCCCGAGCTACTGGAGACGCCGGAGCGTGAGCCGAGCTTAAGCCCCCGCGAACGCGAATGGCTAGCCTTGCGGCTGGCCGCCTGGATCGCCCGCGCCTATCTCGACGGTGCACCGCCACCGCACTGTGAAGCCCTGGCCCGGCTGATACGTCAGTCAGCGCAGGCGATTCGTCCGACCATGGATCTACTCGAACAGGGCGGCTATGTGGTACGCACGGCCGCGAGCCCTGCCGGCTATGTGCTCAGACGCCCGCCCGAGGCCATCTCCATACTGGAGATTGTCGAGCAGGCGCGGCGTTGCGGCGAGGGGCAGTGGGGGAATAGACGACTCGACCCGCCGATCAGCGACCTCATGGCCTGTATCGACACCGCCTTGGCGTCCTGTCTGGAGGGGATGACCCTGCGGATGCTCGCCGAGCGCCTGGCCGAAAACCGCTCAGGCCAGATTGCCGATCAGGACGATAGTCAGCACGATCGCGCATAGTGGGCCTGCGATCCAGAGCGCGACCTGGCTGAGCCGGTATCCCTGGGCCAGGCGCAGACCGATGATCCCCAGGATCAGGCCCAGGACAGCGCTCCCCGTCCCAGAGAAGAACAGCCATTGGACGCACTCGGTCTGACAGGTGCGTCCCTCATAAGGCCCAGATAGCATGGCAACCGCGCTGGAGGCGATCAGCGCCCAACCGGCGAGCGCCAAGAGGATAGCGGGTATGGCAGCGATCTTACTCATGACGGTGTTCAAGGCTCCAGCCCTCCTGTTCTGAAACACATGCTTTTGAAATTGAGTGAGCTGTCTACTTTTGAAATTGAGTGAGCTGTCCTGATGTCGTGGGCATGGAAAGACGAGACATGAGATTGCTGTCGTTTGCGGCGCGCGAAGAGCGGCGGCGTGGCTGGAGGTATGAAGCGATAGGCGCGCAGAGGGGATTGTTGGGCGCAGGGGTGTTCGACATCTGCAAAGGCTATGGGCGCGAAGGGGCCCAAGGGAAAGGGGGGTGGGCGCAAGGTGGGTGAGAAGCGGGCGCTGTTGGCGGAGCAGGACGCCCAGATACGCAAGCTCATGTGCGACGGGACACCGGATCAGCTGAAGCTGCCGTTTGCGCTGTGGAGCCGGCAGGCGGTGCGGCAGTTGATCCTCGACCGTTTTGGCATCGAGCTCAGGCCGCAGGGGGAAGGCAAGTACATGGTGCGCTGGGGATTGACGCCCCAGAAACCGATTCGGCGCGCCTATGAGCAAAGCCCGCCGGCGGGCAAGACGTGGCTTGAGGAGATCTACCCGGACATTGCCCGGCGCGCCAAGGCCGAGGGCGCCGAAATCCACTGGGGCGATGAAACGGGGCTGCGCTCGGACGAGGTGCGCGGCAAGGTGCGTCGGAAGGCGTTCGCGGGGGCGATGAACGCCGACATCCTGATCGACTTCATGAAGCGGCTCGTCAAGGACGCCAGGGGCAAGAAGATCTTCCTCATCCTCGACAACCTGCGCGTGCATCACACCAAGCCGGTCAAGGCCTGGCTGGCTGCATGCGCCAATCAAATCGAGGCCTCCTCCCTCCCCTCCTACAGCCCAGCACTGAACCCCAACGAGATGCTCAAGGCCACCATCACCGCGCAGGCGCCCTCCCGCGCCAAGGGCGATCTCAAGAAGGCGACCGTCAGCCACCTGCGCCGCCTTCTCAATTCCCCCCAACGCGTCATGCGCTACTTCCAGCATCCCAAGCTCCATGATGCCGCGTAATACAAGTTCATTGGTTTCGGATCAATAATGGTGTATTGCGAATCGTATCTGAACCGGACCCAGTTGATGGGGCAGCGATTTGTCATTCTGCGCGCCGAGATGAAGAAAAAATTAGGTGGGCTGAAGGGTAAGAAAGGTCTAGAATTGGAGGTGTTAATGCTACCGCCAGATGAGTCTTACATCTCCAGTCTGGCCGATCAGGTGGCGACGACTCCGTACCTGACCAAATCCTTCATTCTTTTCTTTAAGGCGGCCTAAATGGACAAATAACACCAACAGTGGGATGGTGGCCGGCCTCCGGACGGGCTGGCAGAGGGGTTGGGCGAAAACTCACTCGGAAACCCGGAGTTCGTTTCCGAGTTGGTAGCTCAGTTCGCGGGCGAGATCCAGGCGATCTGCAAGCGCGGCGAAACAGGCGAGCTGGACATTCCGGACGTCGAGCGCGAGATGCAGGAAGCCAGCCGGCGCATGTCGGCGATCTTCACCGGCAAGACCAAGGGGTATCGCGTTACCACTTGGAACACGGCCAGGCTCGGCGGCCTGGAGTCTAAGGCGCGCGTGTTCCTGGCGTCGCTGAAGGTCAACTACGGGAACGACTTCTGGTTCGACAACAGCGATCCGGTGGCCGGGCTGTTTTTCGCCCTGGCGCATCAGGTCGTCAGCGCCTACCTGGCGGCGCGTAATGGCGCGACCGAGCACCACTTACCCGATGCCATGCAGTATGTCATCTGCATGCTGATGGGGTATCCGGATCCGCCGGTCGAGTCCGAGCCGCTGCAAAAATCCCAAGTCCATGGCTACACCAAGCGCGACGGCACCTATGTCAAGCCGTACGCGACTAATGTGGTGGCCAAGCCAAAGCCGGCGCCTGGCGGGGGCGTCAAAGGCCACACAGCGCCCCCCAAGCCAAAGCCGATCCCCAAGGCGATCCATCCCAAGCCCAACGACGTCGGCGAGCCTGTTGGCCTGTACGAGCCGCACGTCGAGACCGATGCGGCGCACTGGGGTCAGCCGGACAAGATCGCGACCTTCATCCCGCGCGGTCTGGGCGGGGACTGCCCGTACAAGCTCTATGGCGGGAACGCGGTCGAAGGCCAGAAGCCCGATCTCAAGGAGCCGCCGTTGCCCGAGGTTGCCAAGGGCAAGCATCTGTCCGTTGGCGTGGTGGTCGAGGAGTCCGACGGGCGAGTCTGGACGATCTCGCCATCCAATCGGTTTGGCGGATACGACAACACGTTCCCCAAGGGTACGCTTGAGGATGGCATCAATCCGCAAGCCTCGGCGATCAAGGAGGCGTTTGAAAAGTCTGGACTCAAGGTCGAGATCACCGGATTTCTGGCTGACGTCGAGCGCGGCACATCGACGACACGCTACTACCGGGCCAAGCGCGTCGGCGGCGATCCGACCGACATGGGCTGGGAGTCCCAGGCGGTGCATCTTGTCCCGCGCGAACGGCTGGCCGCGCACCTTCAGAGCAAGTATGACCAGCCGCTGATTGCAGCGCTGACCAACAACAACGAGAAGAGTTGAGATACACTATGTGGCTATGCCTCAATCAGGGCTTCTACTCCATCGTGCGCACGAAAGACCTGCCGCCCGGTCATCTACTGGTGCGTGCCCGGCGCGAAGGGGATCTCGAAAAACTGTGGCCGGACGCGGAGGTCAAGCGCACCGTCAGGAGTGACTACCTGTTTCGCGCCATCGTGCCGGAGCAGGTGGTCGCCGAAGCCGTGGCGCGCGAGGTGATCGGCATCGACTACGACAACTTCAAATCTAGTGTTGATGACCAGGCGCTGCACGATGCCTATCTCATAGTCTGGCGCGCCATGGCGCGTCTCCAGCGTCCGGCGCCTTACAGCCGAGGGTAATCTGCGATGCCATACGGCGTTCGTCTTCAGGCCGCCGAGTGGGAGGCCATCCGGCGTTCCTATGAGTACGACCCCGACGAGCCAACGCCGTGGGAAGCCGCGCGACGGGCGGCGGAAAAGCACGGCTTCCAGCTTCCGTCGCGGCAGACAATCTACAACCGACAGATCGCCGAGAAATGGGAGCGGCATAGTGGTCTGGCCGGCGTGGTGCAGGCGGCGCATCGCAAAGCCGATCGACTGGTCGAGCCTGACGGCTCGCCGGCTCCGCCTCCACCGCCGCCGCCAGAGACTCCGGCGCCGAAGGTCGACCGCCTCACGGAGGCGTATCAGGCCCGTCAGAACGCCGAGGACAAGCGTGCCGAGGTGCTGGCACGGCACCGCCAGGAATGGCGTCAGGTGGCCGTGTTGCGCCAGGAGGCGCTGCAACTGCGCCAGAGTGATCCGATCAAGGCCGACCAGCGCATGCGCTTGGCCAAGACCACGGCCGAGACGACCAAGATTCAACAGGAAGGCGAGCGCAAAGCCTGGGGCCTGGACGAGCCGCCGCCATTGCCGGATGTCACCAAGCTCTCAGACGAGCAGCTGAAAGCGCTAGCGCGGGGCAAGATTCCGGGCCTCGGTTGAGGCCAATGTCGTGACAGCAGAATGGGCGGGAACGCATCGCCGCCGATTCCGCATGAGCACGCCCGCCATCCGCCGCGCCCAGCATATCGCCATCCTCCAAGCTCGCGCCGAGCAGGAGCTGCGCCGCCGTGCTCGCGCCCGTGCGCGCGGTGATAATCTAGGCATTCAGCTTCCGCCCTGGGCCAGCGAGTTCCAGCGTCCGGCGCGCTACAAAGTCGCCTGGGGCGGCCGCGGATCGGCGAAATCTCACACTTTTGCTCGAATGCTGCTGATGCACGCCGCCGAGCGCCCAATGCGCATCCTGTGCGCGCGCGAGCTACAGATCAGTATCAAAGACTCAGTGCACCGGAAGATCTTTGGTGATGGGCCCGCCGTGATGCGGGCGATCCGCAAGTAGATCGCGTTCCAGGCCATTATGCACCAGACGGCGATGATGGCAGTCGATACGGTCCCGTCTCCAGGCCACAGGCTCGGCCAGGGCATCAGGATGTTTCTTTGCGCATCGCTGATCTAGGTCCTCTTCTCAATCGTGCGCATAGTGCTATGTCATATGCAAGCGAGGTTGCATAAATCGTTCACAGTCACTGACATGGCGAGGGGCTGTTCACAGTGGGTGAAGTCTGGTCATATCCTGACTTTTGCGCAGGAGTCAGGATGGAGCGGAAGATGTTATGAGATGAGCGGTGGGCACGCATTGAGCAGCTGTTACCGGGGAAGAAG
It encodes the following:
- a CDS encoding NUDIX hydrolase codes for the protein MGENSLGNPEFVSELVAQFAGEIQAICKRGETGELDIPDVEREMQEASRRMSAIFTGKTKGYRVTTWNTARLGGLESKARVFLASLKVNYGNDFWFDNSDPVAGLFFALAHQVVSAYLAARNGATEHHLPDAMQYVICMLMGYPDPPVESEPLQKSQVHGYTKRDGTYVKPYATNVVAKPKPAPGGGVKGHTAPPKPKPIPKAIHPKPNDVGEPVGLYEPHVETDAAHWGQPDKIATFIPRGLGGDCPYKLYGGNAVEGQKPDLKEPPLPEVAKGKHLSVGVVVEESDGRVWTISPSNRFGGYDNTFPKGTLEDGINPQASAIKEAFEKSGLKVEITGFLADVERGTSTTRYYRAKRVGGDPTDMGWESQAVHLVPRERLAAHLQSKYDQPLIAALTNNNEKS
- a CDS encoding YhjD/YihY/BrkB family envelope integrity protein, which gives rise to MPIKPPKPMPAIHAKIKERLWGADPAQLAPTLRWALYLGRLVYALARDLSDSQLGLYAMSLVYTTLLSLVPLLAVSFSVLKGFGVHSQLEPLLANALAPLGESGAEITRQLVGFVDRMQVGVLGALGLGMLFYTVLSLIQKIEQAFNYVWRVDQERALAQRVIEYLSVLTIGPVLFFSAIGVSASLGGNPLIRSFMDSEAIDWMLRATGILAPYLMISATFAFVYRFVPNTEVRLQSALLGGVVAGLLWETIGGLFGQFMAGSTQYTAIYSSLAILILFMLWVYIGWLILLFGSSLAFYHQHPELLETPEREPSLSPREREWLALRLAAWIARAYLDGAPPPHCEALARLIRQSAQAIRPTMDLLEQGGYVVRTAASPAGYVLRRPPEAISILEIVEQARRCGEGQWGNRRLDPPISDLMACIDTALASCLEGMTLRMLAERLAENRSGQIADQDDSQHDRA
- a CDS encoding phage terminase large subunit, with translation MSTPAIRRAQHIAILQARAEQELRRRARARARGDNLGIQLPPWASEFQRPARYKVAWGGRGSAKSHTFARMLLMHAAERPMRILCARELQISIKDSVHRKIFGDGPAVMRAIRK